From Hippea alviniae EP5-r, the proteins below share one genomic window:
- a CDS encoding EAL domain-containing protein: protein MDRELFEKIKELNSKETIKVLYVEDDEFARKETEELLLNFFNFIDTAKDGVEGLEKFESKRHDIIITDINMPKMDGLEMIKRIKKIDKKVPVLVITAFNNFEYLLESIKIGVYGYILKPIDINQLMESIYRSVEKTILRKERDRALALLKQYKKIIDESFSVTKTDLDGVITYANELFCKATGYKREELIGKSHNIVRHPDMPKEVFKQLWDTIQSGKIFKGVIKNKTKDGKAVYLKANVAPIFDEDGNIIEYIAVRDDITDIINPKKVLQDKINELKKPILLFAKIEDYDDLQNLYDEEMIEKMEEEFVKMSESLFPDGCRFDFKYNLGNGEFAFLKEYNNNKHINEFLRDIKQFQENVRNTPIKVGDYEYEIDLLLSFATEKKHMLKNAYLGIKKALKEKIDIIAADGLYQQVQEIAKKNIETLSMIRDAIKNKRIVSYYQPIYNNKIGRIEKYESLVRLIDKEGRVHTPFEFLDVAKIGKYYKQITRIVVENALKRLSETKTEISINLSAIDIEDANTRDLILDKLKENPTLSRRLVVELLEDEGINQLHIVKGFIKNLKEFGVKIAIDDFGSGYSNFSRLLEYEPDYIKIDSSLIKTIVESVSSRNIVEAIVSFANKQGYKTVAEFVSDERIFNIVKDMGIDYSQGYFIGKPLEDLVK from the coding sequence ATGGATAGGGAATTATTCGAAAAGATTAAAGAGCTAAATAGCAAAGAGACGATAAAAGTTTTGTATGTTGAAGATGACGAGTTTGCAAGAAAAGAGACTGAAGAGCTTTTGCTTAACTTCTTTAATTTTATAGATACGGCTAAAGACGGCGTTGAAGGGCTCGAAAAATTCGAATCAAAAAGACACGATATAATAATCACAGATATAAATATGCCAAAAATGGACGGGCTTGAGATGATAAAAAGGATTAAAAAGATAGACAAGAAAGTGCCCGTTTTGGTGATCACGGCTTTTAATAATTTTGAGTATCTGCTTGAGAGTATAAAAATAGGTGTCTATGGTTATATTTTAAAGCCTATCGATATCAACCAGCTAATGGAATCTATATATAGATCTGTTGAAAAGACGATTTTAAGAAAAGAGAGAGATAGGGCTTTAGCTCTGCTTAAACAGTATAAAAAGATAATCGACGAAAGTTTTAGTGTAACAAAAACTGATTTAGATGGAGTTATAACATACGCAAACGAGCTGTTTTGTAAGGCAACAGGATACAAAAGAGAAGAACTTATAGGTAAGTCTCACAATATCGTTAGACATCCCGACATGCCCAAAGAAGTTTTTAAGCAGCTTTGGGATACGATACAGAGCGGAAAGATTTTTAAGGGTGTAATAAAAAATAAAACCAAGGATGGCAAGGCTGTCTATTTAAAAGCCAATGTTGCTCCAATCTTTGACGAAGATGGAAATATTATTGAATATATAGCCGTAAGAGACGATATAACCGATATTATCAATCCCAAGAAGGTTTTACAGGATAAGATTAACGAACTTAAGAAGCCCATTTTACTTTTTGCGAAGATTGAAGATTACGACGATTTGCAGAATCTATACGACGAAGAGATGATAGAGAAGATGGAAGAAGAGTTTGTTAAGATGTCCGAGAGCCTGTTTCCTGATGGTTGTCGTTTTGATTTTAAATACAATTTGGGTAATGGTGAGTTTGCCTTCTTAAAGGAGTATAATAACAACAAACATATAAACGAGTTTTTAAGAGATATTAAACAGTTTCAGGAGAATGTAAGAAATACACCGATTAAGGTTGGTGATTATGAGTATGAGATAGATTTGCTCTTGAGTTTTGCCACAGAGAAGAAACATATGCTTAAAAACGCTTATCTTGGCATAAAAAAGGCACTAAAAGAGAAGATTGACATAATTGCTGCAGATGGATTGTATCAGCAGGTTCAAGAGATAGCAAAAAAGAATATAGAGACATTGAGTATGATAAGGGATGCGATCAAAAACAAAAGGATAGTCTCCTATTATCAGCCAATTTACAACAACAAAATTGGCAGGATAGAGAAGTATGAATCTTTAGTCAGGCTTATAGATAAGGAAGGTAGAGTTCATACTCCTTTTGAGTTCTTGGATGTTGCAAAGATTGGCAAGTACTACAAGCAGATAACAAGGATTGTTGTCGAAAATGCACTTAAAAGGCTTTCAGAGACAAAAACTGAAATATCCATAAATCTATCTGCAATTGACATAGAAGATGCCAATACAAGAGACTTGATTTTAGATAAATTGAAGGAGAATCCCACCTTATCGAGAAGGCTTGTGGTTGAGCTTTTGGAAGATGAAGGCATAAATCAACTCCATATTGTTAAAGGTTTTATAAAGAACCTAAAAGAGTTTGGCGTTAAGATTGCCATTGATGATTTTGGAAGTGGATATTCCAATTTTTCCCGTCTGCTTGAGTATGAGCCAGATTACATTAAGATAGATTCAAGTCTTATAAAAACGATTGTTGAGAGTGTGAGCTCAAGAAACATTGTTGAAGCTATTGTTTCGTTTGCCAACAAGCAGGGATACAAGACTGTTGCTGAGTTTGTCTCTGATGAAAGGATTTTTAATATCGTTAAAGATATGGGTATAGACTACTCTCAGGGTTATTTTATAGGCAAGCCCTTAGAAGATTTAGTTAAATGA